The following proteins are co-located in the Polystyrenella longa genome:
- a CDS encoding formylmethanofuran dehydrogenase subunit B: protein MLHENVTCTVCGCLCDDLKVRTENNQIVEMQRSCFLADAWFKEQLEASPQPVTINGTPADYDQAIIKATELLRNAKAPLVFGLSRSSTPGQRAAVELADRLGAYVDTTASLCHAPSIMAIQQVGEQTCSLGEVKNRSDLVLFWGVDPLVTHPRHGERYSIDPSGEFIPNGREDRTIIVLDEQEGETAKVANQLLQIDSEDNFRVIWALRQLVRGKPLHWSDDESVSLDELRQLADQMKNCQSGIIFFGLGVSQARLGHRVVEALLDLVTDLNEFTRFYARRMRLPGDVTGADSVLCWQTGFPFAVDLTRGYPRYEPQEYSAQSLLENKEVDACLLIGSESIPKLSARARAHLTDISTIVLDYPGQSPQFTPTVQFTTGIYGVHYRGTAYRMDEIPLPLGKFLDTIDPADHDVLNDLLKSL from the coding sequence ATGCTGCATGAAAACGTAACCTGCACGGTCTGCGGTTGTCTCTGTGACGATCTTAAAGTTCGAACGGAGAACAATCAGATTGTCGAAATGCAGCGGAGCTGTTTCCTGGCGGATGCCTGGTTCAAGGAACAACTGGAAGCGTCTCCGCAACCAGTCACTATTAATGGCACTCCTGCCGATTATGATCAGGCCATCATCAAAGCGACCGAGCTTTTACGAAATGCAAAAGCTCCATTAGTTTTTGGACTATCTCGTAGCAGCACCCCTGGCCAGCGAGCCGCCGTCGAACTGGCCGATCGTCTGGGCGCGTATGTCGACACGACTGCCTCGCTCTGTCACGCCCCCTCCATCATGGCGATTCAACAGGTTGGAGAACAAACGTGTTCGCTGGGTGAAGTAAAGAACCGCTCGGATCTGGTTCTCTTCTGGGGAGTCGATCCGTTGGTAACTCACCCGCGGCATGGCGAGCGATACTCTATTGACCCCAGCGGGGAATTCATCCCAAACGGACGAGAAGATCGTACGATCATCGTGCTTGATGAACAAGAGGGAGAGACGGCAAAGGTTGCCAACCAGCTTCTTCAGATCGATTCTGAAGATAACTTCCGTGTGATCTGGGCGTTACGACAATTGGTACGGGGTAAACCCCTGCACTGGTCTGATGACGAATCCGTTTCGCTGGATGAACTTCGACAATTGGCCGACCAGATGAAGAACTGCCAGTCGGGGATCATCTTCTTTGGCCTGGGAGTCTCGCAAGCCCGTCTGGGACATCGCGTGGTCGAAGCGTTGCTCGATCTGGTGACTGATTTGAATGAATTCACTCGCTTCTATGCGAGACGGATGCGATTACCGGGGGATGTCACTGGTGCCGATTCCGTCCTCTGCTGGCAAACTGGTTTCCCCTTCGCCGTTGATCTGACCCGGGGTTATCCGAGGTATGAACCTCAGGAGTATTCTGCGCAGTCATTGTTAGAAAATAAGGAGGTGGATGCCTGTCTTTTAATCGGGAGTGAATCAATCCCGAAATTGTCAGCAAGAGCGAGAGCCCATTTAACCGACATATCAACTATTGTCTTGGATTATCCCGGTCAAAGCCCCCAATTCACTCCCACCGTTCAGTTTACGACTGGCATCTATGGAGTGCATTACCGTGGGACGGCTTACAGAATGGATGAAATTCCACTTCCCCTGGGGAAATTCTTGGACACAATAGATCCTGCGGACCATGATGTACTGAATGATCTCCTTAAGTCTCTTTAG
- the hisF gene encoding imidazole glycerol phosphate synthase subunit HisF gives MLSKRIIPCLDVHAGRVVKGVNFVNLRDAGDPVDIAQRYEQEGADELVFLDITASHEERDIILDIVSRTADVIFMPLTVGGGIRTLDDIRSLLNAGCDKVSINSAAVTNPEFVREAALRFGSQCIVVNIDPKRVDKEGKEFWDVHINGGRVPTGLQAVEWAQEVEKLGAGEIVLTSMDADGTQDGYDIEITRAVSEAVTIPVVASGGAGTKEHLYEAVTEGKADAVLAASIFHYGKYTIDETKHYLQSRNVPVRFNKLVTNE, from the coding sequence ATGCTCAGTAAACGCATCATTCCCTGTCTCGATGTCCATGCCGGTCGCGTGGTGAAGGGGGTCAATTTTGTCAATCTGCGGGATGCGGGCGACCCCGTCGATATCGCTCAGCGCTACGAGCAGGAAGGGGCGGATGAACTCGTCTTCCTCGATATCACGGCCAGCCACGAAGAACGGGATATCATTCTCGACATCGTCAGCCGTACGGCCGACGTCATCTTCATGCCCTTAACAGTAGGCGGGGGCATTCGTACGCTGGACGATATTCGAAGTCTCCTGAACGCAGGCTGTGATAAAGTTTCCATCAATTCCGCTGCCGTGACCAATCCCGAATTTGTCCGCGAGGCGGCCCTGCGGTTCGGCAGTCAGTGTATTGTGGTCAATATCGATCCCAAACGGGTCGATAAGGAAGGAAAGGAGTTCTGGGATGTCCATATCAACGGTGGGCGAGTTCCCACGGGGCTCCAGGCAGTCGAGTGGGCGCAAGAAGTAGAAAAATTAGGGGCTGGTGAAATCGTGCTGACCTCCATGGACGCCGACGGCACCCAGGACGGCTACGATATTGAGATCACCCGGGCGGTCTCCGAGGCGGTCACTATTCCGGTTGTCGCCAGCGGTGGGGCCGGAACGAAAGAACATTTGTACGAAGCGGTTACCGAAGGAAAAGCAGACGCCGTACTGGCAGCAAGTATTTTTCACTATGGCAAATACACGATCGATGAAACCAAACATTATCTACAGAGTCGGAATGTTCCTGTCCGCTTCAATAAATTGGTTACCAACGAATAA